The window ACTCTCGACGAGGCGATCCGTCGGCTTCAGGCGTTGAGGAGCACCGGATAGCCCAGGTTCTCACTGCGTGGCGGCAAGGACGCGCTGCCGCAGATTCTGCAGCGCGATGTCGAGCACCATCTGCTTGGCGCGCCGAACCAGGAACGTCGGGTACGGGGCGGCGAGATCGAGGATCAGATCGAACCGAACACGCGTGCGTTCCTCGCCGACCGGGGTCAGGTTGTACTCACCGTGCTGGCAGCGTTGCCGCGAGGTCTGCTCGGCGTCCCACACCACCCAGTCGTCGCCCCAGTGGTATTCCAGCATCTCCTGGTCGGACAGCCCCATGATCTTGACGGTCGCCCTGACGTGGTGCGGCCGACCGTCGGGATGGCGGTCCACGATCTCGGCGTCCTTGTGCAGCGAGGACCACGAGACCACCGACTCGATGTCCGCCAGGGCATCCATGATCGCCTCGGGCGGGGCCTCGATCACCAGTTCACTGGACGCTCGAACCGCCATACCGGCAAATCATAGTCGGGGTGCAGCCTCGTGCAGGGTATTGAGCAGCTAACTGCACCTCCGGTGTGGCGGTCAGCCCTTCAGAACCTTGTGCACCTGCTTCTTGAGCCCCTCGGTCGCGGTCTCGACGCCGCCCTTCATCGTCCGCTTGAGGAGGAAACCGGGCAGAGGCACCGACAGGTCGATCGCGATGTCGAACCGCACCCTGGTCTTGTCCCCCTCGGGGGTCAGCGTGTACCCGGCGTCCTGGGCCTTCAGCTGGCTTGCCGACACCAGCGTCCAGGTCACCCGGTCGTCACCCCAGGTGTACTCGATCACCTGTTCGTCGGTCAGGCCGGCGGCCTTGACCGTCATCTTGACCTGCTTGGGCCTGCCGTTGTCGAACCGTTCGAGCACTTCGGCCTTCTGGTATTGCGGCGACCAGGTCGGGGTCGCTTCGACGTCGGCGATGACGTCGAGGATCTGCTCCGGTGTTGCCTCGATCACGACCTCGCGGGAATCCTTGGTTGCCATGGCGAGACCCTAAACCACCGCGATGGTCGTTCGAGGGAGATCCCCGGACTGCGGTCGTCGCCTCGACGAGGCTCGGGGCCGGGCCCGGGCGACGGCGCGCCGCGATCAGTGCTCGGCGAGCACCTGCTGAGCCGCGTTGTATCCGGGGATGAAGGTGATACCGGGGCCACCGTGGCATCCGGCACCGGCCAGATACAGCCCGGCGATCGGAATCGGTTGGTCCACATATCCTTTGGGCCCGGGACGGTTGGGGCCCATCTGTTCAGGGTGGATGAGGCCGTGGCAGTAGTCCCCACCTGGGGCGTTGAACATCGTGCCCATGTGTTTGGGGGTGAACGTGGTGTGGCGCAGGATCAGTTTCTCGAAATCTGGTGCAAGCTTGGTGATCTTGTCGATCACCCGCCGGCCCATCTCCGTCTTCAACGCCCCGTAGCCGGCGATCTCCTCAGAGAGGGGGAACCACAGCGAGAAGGCCGACACCGCATGCTTGCCCGGGGGTGCCAGAGTCGGGTCGTTGGCCGACGGGATCTGCAACGCGATCGCCGGGTCGGCGGGCACCACACCCCGGCGGGAGTCCTCCCACTGCTGTTGCAGCTCCTCCGGCGTCGTGAAAATGCCGATGGCGGACTGGTATTCGGGATCGTTGAGCACCTCGTAGGGTTCGGCGAAGGTCGGCGGTCCGTCGAGGGCGAAGTGCATCTGCACGTAGCTTCCGCGGTGGTCGATGCGGGCGAAGCGTTCCCGGATATCGGCCGGGATCGCCGAGCCGTCCACGAGTTGATTGACGGTGAGGTCGGGAGCGAGGTTCGACACCACGACGGGAGCGCTCAGCGTCGCACCGTCCTCCAGTCGCACCCCCGTCACCCGCCCGCCGTCGACCAGGATCTCGTCGACCTTGGTCCGCAACCGCAGTTCCACACCCGCGGCGGTGAACATTTGCAGCAGGTGCTCGGTGACCGCACCCATGCCCCCGCGGAACTTCTTGATCAGCGTCGCGTTCTCGTCGGGCACCGCCAGCCCGAAAGCGAGGGCCGCGGCGCTGCCCGGCGTCGCGGGTCCGCGGTAGGTGGTGTTGACCGCGAGGAACGCCAGCATGCCCCGCAGCGCCCCGTGCTTTTCCCGGTCCGGTAGGTACCGGTCCAGCACGTCGGTGACCGAGCCGAAGAGTATGTCGCTGATCGCCTGGCGTTCGAATTCGTTGGTGGCGCAGGCGAACATCTCGTCAAGTGTCTTCGGCGACTGCGCGGCCTCGAATCGTCCCAGCGCGCGGGTCGGCGCCTGACACCACGCCATCAGCCCGGCCATGCCGTTGACCGCTTCGGCGCCGTGCACGTCGTTGAGGTGGGTCAGCAGCTTCATCGGGTCTGTGTAGTAGACGAGTGGGTCGTCGCCGACCCCGCGCAGTTGCACGGACATGACGTCGAGGTCGACGGTCGGGAGGTCACCGAGTCCGAGCGCGTCACTGACGACCGCCGATGTCGGCACCTGGACCGATCCGGCGATCTCGAACCGGAAGCCGTCGAACAGCTCGACGGTTGAGGCCATTCCGCCCGCGTAGAGCTTGAAATCCAGGCACACGGTGCGTAGCCCGGCCTGCTGGAGCAGCGCCGCGGCCGTCAGCCCGTTGTGCCCCGCCCCGACGACGATCGCATCGAAGTCCGTCATCAGCCGAGGCTGGCACGGGC is drawn from Mycolicibacterium gilvum and contains these coding sequences:
- a CDS encoding SRPBCC family protein, producing the protein MAVRASSELVIEAPPEAIMDALADIESVVSWSSLHKDAEIVDRHPDGRPHHVRATVKIMGLSDQEMLEYHWGDDWVVWDAEQTSRQRCQHGEYNLTPVGEERTRVRFDLILDLAAPYPTFLVRRAKQMVLDIALQNLRQRVLAATQ
- a CDS encoding SRPBCC family protein, with product MATKDSREVVIEATPEQILDVIADVEATPTWSPQYQKAEVLERFDNGRPKQVKMTVKAAGLTDEQVIEYTWGDDRVTWTLVSASQLKAQDAGYTLTPEGDKTRVRFDIAIDLSVPLPGFLLKRTMKGGVETATEGLKKQVHKVLKG
- a CDS encoding phytoene desaturase family protein; protein product: MTDFDAIVVGAGHNGLTAAALLQQAGLRTVCLDFKLYAGGMASTVELFDGFRFEIAGSVQVPTSAVVSDALGLGDLPTVDLDVMSVQLRGVGDDPLVYYTDPMKLLTHLNDVHGAEAVNGMAGLMAWCQAPTRALGRFEAAQSPKTLDEMFACATNEFERQAISDILFGSVTDVLDRYLPDREKHGALRGMLAFLAVNTTYRGPATPGSAAALAFGLAVPDENATLIKKFRGGMGAVTEHLLQMFTAAGVELRLRTKVDEILVDGGRVTGVRLEDGATLSAPVVVSNLAPDLTVNQLVDGSAIPADIRERFARIDHRGSYVQMHFALDGPPTFAEPYEVLNDPEYQSAIGIFTTPEELQQQWEDSRRGVVPADPAIALQIPSANDPTLAPPGKHAVSAFSLWFPLSEEIAGYGALKTEMGRRVIDKITKLAPDFEKLILRHTTFTPKHMGTMFNAPGGDYCHGLIHPEQMGPNRPGPKGYVDQPIPIAGLYLAGAGCHGGPGITFIPGYNAAQQVLAEH